In Deinococcus sp. YIM 134068, the following are encoded in one genomic region:
- a CDS encoding potassium channel family protein, with translation MKTKQCLVIGLGRFGTAVATTLYEMGHEVVAIDQNEENVERVMNLVTHAAIVDASDERALRSIGAADFDVVVVAIGTDVQANILATMNAKSLGAPYVVTKAIDEMARRVLERIGADLVIRPEHDMGVRLARQIATPNIVDTLDLGGDYAIVEIEANERLRGTLRDLNLTGRFNVQVIAISRAGRVEVTPRAEDELRPHDKLVVIGTGHSLDELRRYLGE, from the coding sequence ATGAAAACCAAACAATGCCTCGTGATCGGGCTGGGCCGCTTCGGCACCGCCGTCGCCACCACCCTGTACGAGATGGGCCACGAGGTCGTCGCCATCGACCAGAACGAGGAAAACGTCGAGCGGGTGATGAACCTCGTCACCCACGCCGCCATCGTGGACGCCTCCGACGAGCGGGCGCTGCGGAGCATCGGGGCCGCCGACTTCGACGTGGTGGTGGTCGCCATCGGCACCGACGTGCAGGCGAACATCCTCGCCACCATGAACGCCAAGAGCCTCGGTGCCCCCTACGTCGTCACGAAGGCGATTGACGAGATGGCGCGGCGGGTGCTGGAGCGCATCGGGGCCGACCTCGTGATCCGGCCCGAGCATGATATGGGCGTGCGGCTCGCGCGGCAGATCGCCACGCCGAATATTGTGGACACGCTGGACCTCGGCGGGGACTACGCCATCGTGGAGATCGAGGCGAACGAGCGGCTGCGGGGCACGTTGCGGGACCTGAACCTGACGGGGCGGTTCAATGTGCAGGTCATCGCCATCAGCCGGGCGGGGCGGGTGGAGGTGACGCCTCGCGCGGAGGATGAGTTGCGCCCACACGACAAGCTGGTGGTCATCGGGACGGGGCAC